The Solidesulfovibrio sp. region GACTGTTGACCACGTCCTTGAGGCCCCCGACCTTGTCCGGGTAGCCGATGCGCGTGGGCAGGTTGAAGATCTGTTCCCCCAGTTCCTGGATGCCCTCGATCAGCGCCGTGCCGCCGGTCAAAACGACGCCCGCGCCGATCTGGTTCTTCATGCCCGAGCGGATGAGCTCCTGGTCGACCAGGGCCAGCATCTCCTCCACGCGGGGCTCGCAGATCTCGGCCAGGACTTGCCGCGAGAGTCGGCGGGGCTCCCTCCCCCCGACGCTCATGACCTCGATCACCTCGTCTTTTGGCACCATCTCGGCAAGGGCGCAACCATACTTTATCTTGATCTTTTCGGCCGAAGCCATGGGCGTGCGCAACCCGAAGGCGATGTCGTTGGTCAGGTTCGTGCCGCCAAGGGCCAGCACGGCGGTGTGCTTGATGGAATCGTTGGCGAAAATGGCCAGGTCCGTGGTGCCGCCGCCGAGGTCCACCAGGGCCACGCCGATCTCGCGCTCCTCGCCCGTGAGCACGGCCTTGGACGAGGCCAGGGATTCGAGCACGATGTCCGAGACGTCGAGCCCGGCCCGGTGGCAGGAGCGGATGATGTTCTGGGCGCTGGTGACGGCGCCGGTGACGATGTGCACGCGCACTTCCAGGCGCACGCCGGCCATGCCCAGCGGATCGGCGATGCCGCGCTGGTCGTCGACGATGAATTCCTGGGGCAAAATATGGATGACTTCCCGGTCCAGCGGAATGGCCACGGCCTTGGCCGCGTCGATGACCCGCTCGATGTCCCGGGGGCCGACCTCGCCGCCCTTGACGGCGATGACCCCGTGGCTGTTGAAGCCCTTGATGTGGCTGCCGGCGATGCCGGCGTAGACCGAGCGGATCTCGCACCCGGCCATGAGTTCGGCCTCTTCCAGCGCTTTCTTGATGGACTGCACGGTCTGCTCGATATTGACGACCACGCCCTTGCGCAGGCCCGTGGAGGGGCTGGTGCCGATGCCCACCACGTCCACGCCCTCGGGCGAGAGTTCGCCGACGACCACGCAAATCTTGGTGGTGCCGATATCGAGTCCGACGATAAGTTCCGACCTGGCCATAAACCGCTCCCTGAACGTTTCCCTCGTGGCGTCGGTGTCGCCCGCGCACGTTTTACGTCAAACGCGCGCCGATTTCATTGCCAAAATCGCCCCCCCGGAGCGACGTGGCGCCGCGACGCCGGCGTGCGCGCGCCTTCCCCTAGCCTTGCGACGCTTCCCCCGAATTGCCGCGTTTCTCCACCCAGACCTTATCCCCTTCGGCCGTGATCAGGCCGATTCTGTCGAGTTCCCCCCGCCGGCGCAAGTCCGTCCAGACCAGGTTCATGCGCGAGAGGTTGCGTCGCCACTCCTTGGAGCCCAGGCACAGGAGGATGCCCGGGTCCATGAGCCGGATTTCCAGGCCCCGGCCCCAGCTGAGGCGCAGCCAGGCGATCTGGCCGAAATCGAAGGGGACCTGATGCTCGGCCACGGCCCGGCGCAGGTCGGCCAGAAGGGCCAGGTGCTTTTCCATGCCGGCCTCGACTTCGATCTGGGGCAGGGAAACGAATTGCCCGGGTTCGACCTTGTCGATGATGCGCCCAACCTCGTCGGCGTAATAGAGAGTTCCCTGATACTGCACAAGATAGGAAGGGGACTTTTCCTTCACATCGATGGAAATGGTCCCGGGCAGCACCCGCTTGACCGTCACCGATTCCACCCACGGCTCCCGGGCCAGGTCGGCCCGCATGCGGTCCATGGACAGCGACAGGACGTTGACGCCCGTCGCCAGCCCGGCCACCTGGCGGATATGCTCCTCGGACAGCCGCGAGCAGCCGGAAACCTGGGCGTTTTGCAGGGCGAAGTAGTTGACCGTGGTCAGCCAGCGGTAGCCGGCCAGAAGCCCCACGCTCACCGCCAGCACGATGGCGCCCAGAAAGGCCATGGACACGGCCCGGGTGAAAAGCCGGCCCACGCCGCCGAGGCTCACCGTGGGCATGGTGATGGAGCCGCCGCCCCGGGCGTTGCGGTTGCGGTTGCCCTTGGATTTGACCACGCGGCTTTTGACGGTCACGCGCGGCGCGCTGCCGCCGTAGCCGTTGCGGCGTTTCTTCACCGCCCCCCCGATGCCCAGCCCGGAAAGCGTTCCGACCCTGACGTTCATGGCGCTACCCTTACCTCAAGTTCGAGTTCCAGACCGCTTTGCCCCCGCACGGCCTCCCGAGCCGCACGGACAAGCGCAAGCGCCTCCCTGCCCGTCCCTCCGCCGTAATTGACCAAGAAATTGGCGTGCTTCTCGGAAAACCCCACGCCCCCCAACCGTTTCCCCCGAAATCCCGCCTCGGCCAGAAGCCGCCAAGCCGACGCGCCCGGCGGATTCTTGAACACGCAGCCGGCCGTGGCCGCGGTGATGGGCTGGCTGGCCTTCTTGTCCGAAAGGTGCCGCACCATCTCCTGGCGCAGCTCGATGGGCTCGCGCACGGCCATGTCCAGTTCCGCCTCGAGCACCACGAAAAAGCCCGCGACCCCGGGCAAGGCGAACCGCCGGTAGGCGGTGGAAAACCCTTCGCGGCCGATCCAGGCCAGACCCGTTTCCGGCGACCAGACCCGCACCCGGGCCAGCACCGCGCCGAGGCTGTCGCCGTAGGAGCCGGCGTTGCCGGCCACGGCCCCGCCCACCGTCCCGGGCACGCCGACCAGCCCCCCCAGGCCGGACAGGCCCTGCGTGGCCAGCCAGGCCACCAGGCGCTGGAGCTTGACCCCGGCCCCGACGCGCACGCGAATCCGGTCCGCCGCCGGGCGCTGGCGCAGGATGACCGGCTCGCCTTTGACGCGCGGCGAAACGACCACCAGGGGCAGTTCGCCGTCGCCGGCCAGGATGTTGCTGCCGCCGCCCAGGAGCAGCGGCCGCCCGCCCAGGCCGGCCAGGGCCTCGGCGAGGCCCTCGGCCTCTTCCGGGCGGTCGAAGGCGATTTCGGCCAGGGCGCGGCCGCCCAGGCGCAAGGTGGTCCGGTCCGCGAGCACGGGACCGGGCCGGATCTCAAGCGCCACCGCCCGCCTCCAGGTAATGCACGCCGACCTGCCAGATGCTGCCGGCGCCCAGGGTGAGCAGCACGTCGCCGGGGGCCAGGATGCCCGGCAGGGCCTGCTCCATGGCCGCGAAATCACGGAAATACGTCACGTCGGTCCTGCTCACCTGCCGGATGCCCTGGGCCAGGCTCTCGCCGCTGACCCCGGGGATGGGCGCCTCGCAGGCCGGATAGATCTCGGTCAAAAGCAGTTGGTCGGCCGCGGCGAAGCAGGTGCAGAACTCGCCGAACAGCGCCTTGGTGCGCGAAAACCGGTGGGGCTGGAAGGCCACCACCAGGCGGCGGTCGGGAAACACGGACCGGGCCGTGGCCAGGGTGGCCTTGATCTCGGCCGGATGGTGGCCGTAGTCGTCGATGACCGTGACCCCACCCCGCTCGCCCTTGCGCTCGAAGCGCCGGCCCACGCCGCCAAACTTGGCCAGGGCCTCGGCGATGACCGGGATGGGGATGCCGGCTTCGAGCGAAATGCCGATGGCGCCCAGGGCATTGAGGACGTTGTGGCGGCCGGGGTGGTTGAGGCGCATCTCGCCCAGGTCGCGGCCGTCGAGGCTGACGCGAAAGCGGCTGCCGGCGCCCGTCTCCAGCACCTCGCCGCGCAGCCTGGCCCTTGGCCCGAACCCGTAGGGCAGTACCGGCCGGTTGACCCGGGGCAGGATGCGGGCCACGCCCGGATCGTCCAGGCAGACCACGGCCACGCCATAGAAGGGAATGCGGTTTAAAAACTCCACAAAGGCGTCGTCGATGGCCGCCAGGTCCGCATAATGGTCCAGGTGGTCGGCGTCGACGTTGGTGACCACCGAGGCGATGGGCGACAGGCACAGGAAGGAACCGTCGGACTCGTCGGCCTCGGCCAGCAGGTATTCGCCCTGGCCCAGGCGGGCGTTGGCCCCGTAGGCGTTTAAGCGGCCGCCGATGATGACCGTGGGGTCGAAGCCGGCCTCGGTGAAGATGGTGGCCAGAAGCGAGGTGGTGGTGGTCTTGCCGTGGGTGCCGGCCACGGCGATGCCGGTGCGCAGCCGCATGAGCTCGGCGAGCATCTCGGCGCGCGGGATGACCGGAATGCCGCGCTCGCGAGCGGCCACCACTTCGGGGTTGTCGGCGGTGACGGCCGTGGATTTGACCACCACGTCGGCCTCGCCCAGGTTTTCCCGGCCGTGGCCGATGGCGATGGCCGCGCCAAGGCTCCCCAGGCGCTTGACCGTGGCGCCCATGGCCAGGTCCGAGCCCGAGACCTCGTAGCCGAGGTTCAGCAGCACCTCGGCGATGCCGCTCATGCCCGAGCCGCCGATGCCGATCATATGGATCTTGCGGACCTTGGAGCGCATGGCGCCGGTGCCGCACGAGGTCGTCTGGAGCATGGTCATTTCGCGCCTCCCTTGGACGCGGCCAGCCGCAACAGGGCCTCGGCCACGGCATCGGCGGCATCCGGCAGGGCGGCGGCGGCCGAGGCCCGGGCCATGGCCCCCAGGCGGGTGGGATCGTGTAAAAGCCCGATGACCCTGTCGGCCAGGTCGACGCCGGGCAGGTCCTTCTGGGCCACGACCTCGGCCGCCCCGGCCCGGCGCAGGGCCTCGGCGTTGACGGTCTGGTGGTCGTGGGTGGCGAAGGGAAAGGGGATGAGCAGGCACGGCTTGCCGGCGGCCGTGACCTCGGCCAGGGTGGTGGCCCCGGCCCGGGCCAGGACGAGGTCGGCGAAGGCGTAGGCCTCGGCCATGTCCTCGATGAAATTTTCCAGGATGAAGCGCGCGCCGCCCGAGGCCTCGGGCCGGCCGGCCATGATCTCCGCCGCCCGGGCGCGCATGCGCTCGAAATCGGCCCGGCCGGCCTGCAGGCGCACGGTCACGCCGGCCCCCAGGAGCCTGGGCAGGATGTCGGCCACGGCGTCGTTTACGGCCCGGGCGCCCTGGCTGCCGCCGAGCACGAGCAGGTTTTTGCCAGTCCCCTCCCGCTTGCGGCCGCGGCTGTCGGCGATGCCGCCCCGGATGGGGTTGCCCAGGCGTTCGGTCTTCCCGGCCGGGAAGGCGCCCCCTTCGTCGGGATAGGTGATGAAGACGCGGTCCACGAACCGCCCCAGGAGCTTGTTGGTCACGCCCGGGACGCTGTTTTGCTCCTGGATGGCCGTGGGAATGCCCATGATCCGGGCCGCGGCCACGGGAATGAACCCGGCGTAGCCGCCGAAGCCGGCCACCACGTCGGGCCGGCGGCGCGAGAAAAGCCCCACCGCCGCGCCAAAGGCCCGCAGCATCCAAAACGGCGCGGCCAGGGCCCGAATCCCCCGGCCGAAGACGCCCTTGGCCGGCAAGCCGACAAAGGACAGCCCGGCCTTGCTGGCCAGCGCCCCCTCCGGCCCCTGGCCGCCGACGAAGAGCACCTCGGCTTCGGGGCAACGGGCACGCAAGGCCTCGGCCACGGCCAGGGCCGGAAAGATGTGGCCCCCGGTGCCGCCCGTGGTCAGCACGATGCGCGTCATGTCCGCACGCTCCGCGACAGGTTGAGCAGGATGCCCACGCACAGAAAGCAGGACAGCAGGTTGGAGCCGCCATAGCTCAAAAAGGGCATGGCCACGCCCTTGGGCG contains the following coding sequences:
- the ftsA gene encoding cell division protein FtsA, encoding MARSELIVGLDIGTTKICVVVGELSPEGVDVVGIGTSPSTGLRKGVVVNIEQTVQSIKKALEEAELMAGCEIRSVYAGIAGSHIKGFNSHGVIAVKGGEVGPRDIERVIDAAKAVAIPLDREVIHILPQEFIVDDQRGIADPLGMAGVRLEVRVHIVTGAVTSAQNIIRSCHRAGLDVSDIVLESLASSKAVLTGEEREIGVALVDLGGGTTDLAIFANDSIKHTAVLALGGTNLTNDIAFGLRTPMASAEKIKIKYGCALAEMVPKDEVIEVMSVGGREPRRLSRQVLAEICEPRVEEMLALVDQELIRSGMKNQIGAGVVLTGGTALIEGIQELGEQIFNLPTRIGYPDKVGGLKDVVNSPMYATAVGLLMFGAEKEGVEQRFRIRDENVFNRILGRMRKWFVDVK
- a CDS encoding FtsQ-type POTRA domain-containing protein produces the protein MNVRVGTLSGLGIGGAVKKRRNGYGGSAPRVTVKSRVVKSKGNRNRNARGGGSITMPTVSLGGVGRLFTRAVSMAFLGAIVLAVSVGLLAGYRWLTTVNYFALQNAQVSGCSRLSEEHIRQVAGLATGVNVLSLSMDRMRADLAREPWVESVTVKRVLPGTISIDVKEKSPSYLVQYQGTLYYADEVGRIIDKVEPGQFVSLPQIEVEAGMEKHLALLADLRRAVAEHQVPFDFGQIAWLRLSWGRGLEIRLMDPGILLCLGSKEWRRNLSRMNLVWTDLRRRGELDRIGLITAEGDKVWVEKRGNSGEASQG
- the murB gene encoding UDP-N-acetylmuramate dehydrogenase, with the translated sequence MALEIRPGPVLADRTTLRLGGRALAEIAFDRPEEAEGLAEALAGLGGRPLLLGGGSNILAGDGELPLVVVSPRVKGEPVILRQRPAADRIRVRVGAGVKLQRLVAWLATQGLSGLGGLVGVPGTVGGAVAGNAGSYGDSLGAVLARVRVWSPETGLAWIGREGFSTAYRRFALPGVAGFFVVLEAELDMAVREPIELRQEMVRHLSDKKASQPITAATAGCVFKNPPGASAWRLLAEAGFRGKRLGGVGFSEKHANFLVNYGGGTGREALALVRAAREAVRGQSGLELELEVRVAP
- the murC gene encoding UDP-N-acetylmuramate--L-alanine ligase, which codes for MRSKVRKIHMIGIGGSGMSGIAEVLLNLGYEVSGSDLAMGATVKRLGSLGAAIAIGHGRENLGEADVVVKSTAVTADNPEVVAARERGIPVIPRAEMLAELMRLRTGIAVAGTHGKTTTTSLLATIFTEAGFDPTVIIGGRLNAYGANARLGQGEYLLAEADESDGSFLCLSPIASVVTNVDADHLDHYADLAAIDDAFVEFLNRIPFYGVAVVCLDDPGVARILPRVNRPVLPYGFGPRARLRGEVLETGAGSRFRVSLDGRDLGEMRLNHPGRHNVLNALGAIGISLEAGIPIPVIAEALAKFGGVGRRFERKGERGGVTVIDDYGHHPAEIKATLATARSVFPDRRLVVAFQPHRFSRTKALFGEFCTCFAAADQLLLTEIYPACEAPIPGVSGESLAQGIRQVSRTDVTYFRDFAAMEQALPGILAPGDVLLTLGAGSIWQVGVHYLEAGGGA
- the murG gene encoding undecaprenyldiphospho-muramoylpentapeptide beta-N-acetylglucosaminyltransferase produces the protein MTRIVLTTGGTGGHIFPALAVAEALRARCPEAEVLFVGGQGPEGALASKAGLSFVGLPAKGVFGRGIRALAAPFWMLRAFGAAVGLFSRRRPDVVAGFGGYAGFIPVAAARIMGIPTAIQEQNSVPGVTNKLLGRFVDRVFITYPDEGGAFPAGKTERLGNPIRGGIADSRGRKREGTGKNLLVLGGSQGARAVNDAVADILPRLLGAGVTVRLQAGRADFERMRARAAEIMAGRPEASGGARFILENFIEDMAEAYAFADLVLARAGATTLAEVTAAGKPCLLIPFPFATHDHQTVNAEALRRAGAAEVVAQKDLPGVDLADRVIGLLHDPTRLGAMARASAAAALPDAADAVAEALLRLAASKGGAK